In Rhodothermus marinus DSM 4252, a single genomic region encodes these proteins:
- a CDS encoding amylo-alpha-1,6-glucosidase, which produces MSEPIVIDPDALIEQARAILQANDVNGIFIKPGTYQYPHQWNWDAALVALGLSHFDRPRAEQEIRSLLKGQWKDGMLPHVVYHNGASDYFPTPDFWQIERSPNAPEGVLTSGIVQPPLLATCVRLMHERAPDREASLAFVREIYPALYRWHRWLRTARDPENTGLVAIVHPWESGTDNAARFVEPMIRVIPTRVPAYQRKDFLHVREDERPIQAEYQRFIYLIDLFRQWGYDQETIYARSPFLVQDTLFNALMYRAQRDLRALAAELGEPTEEFDEWLATTRYAFNARLWSEEHGLYFAYDLRARRVLEENGCATFIPLFAGLASERQARRLVEEHLRNPEEYAPDGTRYYVPSQAKNNLFFEPRRYWRGPVWIIINWMVMEGLRRYGYHELAETIRQHSLELVQKSGFMEYYDPRDGTGCGATGFSWTAALTIEMLAGQPVPA; this is translated from the coding sequence ATGTCTGAACCGATTGTCATTGACCCGGACGCGCTGATCGAGCAGGCCAGAGCGATCCTCCAGGCGAACGACGTAAACGGGATTTTCATCAAGCCGGGGACCTACCAGTATCCCCATCAGTGGAACTGGGACGCGGCGCTGGTGGCGCTGGGACTCAGCCACTTCGATCGACCGCGGGCCGAGCAGGAGATCCGCTCGCTGCTGAAAGGGCAGTGGAAGGACGGCATGTTGCCGCACGTGGTCTACCACAACGGCGCTTCCGACTACTTCCCGACGCCCGATTTCTGGCAGATCGAGCGGAGCCCGAACGCGCCGGAGGGCGTGCTGACCTCCGGGATCGTGCAGCCGCCGCTGCTGGCCACCTGCGTGCGGCTGATGCACGAGCGGGCGCCGGACCGTGAGGCCTCGCTGGCCTTTGTGCGGGAGATCTACCCGGCGCTCTACCGCTGGCATCGCTGGCTGCGTACGGCACGGGACCCCGAAAACACCGGCCTGGTGGCGATCGTGCATCCCTGGGAGTCGGGCACCGACAACGCCGCGCGTTTTGTGGAGCCCATGATCCGGGTCATCCCCACGCGCGTGCCGGCCTACCAGCGTAAGGACTTTCTGCACGTGCGCGAAGACGAGCGGCCCATTCAGGCCGAATACCAGCGCTTCATCTATTTGATCGACCTGTTCCGACAGTGGGGCTACGATCAGGAGACGATCTACGCCCGCTCGCCGTTTCTGGTGCAGGACACGCTCTTCAACGCGCTCATGTACCGGGCGCAGCGCGATCTGCGGGCGCTGGCCGCCGAACTGGGCGAGCCCACCGAGGAGTTCGACGAGTGGCTGGCCACCACGCGCTACGCCTTCAACGCCCGGCTCTGGAGCGAAGAGCACGGTCTGTACTTCGCCTACGACCTGCGCGCCCGACGCGTGCTCGAAGAAAACGGCTGCGCCACGTTCATCCCGCTGTTTGCCGGTCTGGCCAGCGAGCGGCAGGCGCGTCGGCTTGTCGAAGAGCACCTGCGCAATCCCGAAGAGTACGCGCCGGACGGGACGCGCTACTATGTGCCCTCGCAGGCCAAGAACAACCTGTTTTTTGAGCCGCGGCGCTACTGGCGCGGCCCGGTGTGGATCATCATCAACTGGATGGTCATGGAGGGGCTGCGCCGCTACGGCTATCACGAGCTGGCCGAGACGATCCGGCAGCACAGCCTGGAGTTGGTGCAGAAGTCTGGTTTCATGGAGTACTACGACCCACGGGACGGGACCGGCTGCGGGGCGACGGGCTTTTCCTGGACGGCCGCGCTGACGATCGAAATGCTGGCCGGTCAACCCGTACCGGCATGA
- a CDS encoding DUF433 domain-containing protein has product MKARFPVPGLERITFDPEVMGGRACIRDTRVTVSLILNLLANGMQVHEILEAYPYLEPEDIHQALKYAAWLSEEWVVPLSPETP; this is encoded by the coding sequence ATGAAAGCACGTTTTCCTGTGCCTGGCCTGGAACGTATTACGTTCGATCCTGAAGTGATGGGGGGACGTGCCTGCATTCGGGACACACGGGTCACGGTTTCGCTGATCTTGAATTTGCTGGCAAATGGAATGCAAGTCCACGAAATTCTTGAAGCCTATCCTTATCTGGAACCTGAAGATATTCATCAGGCGCTCAAGTATGCGGCCTGGCTCTCCGAGGAATGGGTCGTGCCACTGAGTCCAGAAACCCCATGA
- a CDS encoding carbohydrate porin — MLLLALWLGGWLLAADTSRFTSELAVAYTADVMSPLAGASVRPVWMDNVDVTLTLHLTPRTTLFLYGLGNQGGSISARVGDAQGVSNIEAPTSWRLYEAFVEHVTATGRLSVLAGLYDLNSEFDVLPAAGLFINSSFGIGAELAASRPQGPSIFPVTSPGLRLRLGFQRSARYAGYLQAVALDGVPGHPDRPAGTHIVFGRNDGLLLVAEAGALVHPEAPLPDGSPIRLVSRLHEHPHHHKLALGVWYYTARFRWLDADRTQRGNAGVYLLGESRLYREDPRTLWAFLRVGVAHPRVNRFGAYTGGGFSGRGWVPGRPADRMGLAVAAAHNSSAYRRLQRRQGTPVHRTEWVFEGTYLLALGAALHLQFDLQWVLHPDTRAGSVLVGGLRLLWSP; from the coding sequence ATGCTGCTGCTGGCGCTGTGGCTGGGCGGCTGGCTCCTGGCGGCCGATACCAGCCGGTTCACCTCCGAGCTGGCCGTCGCCTACACAGCCGACGTCATGAGCCCGCTGGCCGGCGCGTCGGTGCGGCCGGTGTGGATGGACAACGTGGACGTCACGCTGACGCTGCACCTGACGCCGCGCACCACGCTGTTCCTTTACGGACTGGGCAACCAGGGCGGCTCGATCAGCGCGCGGGTCGGCGATGCACAGGGCGTCAGCAACATCGAGGCGCCCACCTCCTGGCGACTCTACGAAGCGTTTGTCGAGCACGTGACGGCCACCGGCCGCCTTTCCGTGCTGGCGGGGCTGTACGACCTGAACAGCGAGTTCGACGTGCTCCCGGCCGCCGGGCTTTTCATCAACAGCTCGTTCGGCATCGGCGCCGAACTGGCCGCCAGTCGCCCGCAGGGACCGTCAATTTTCCCCGTGACGTCGCCCGGACTCCGGCTTCGCCTGGGTTTTCAGCGAAGCGCCCGGTATGCCGGTTACCTGCAGGCCGTGGCGCTCGACGGGGTGCCGGGGCACCCGGACCGCCCCGCCGGCACGCACATCGTCTTCGGGCGTAACGACGGCCTGCTGCTGGTGGCCGAAGCCGGTGCGCTGGTGCATCCGGAAGCACCGCTGCCCGACGGCTCGCCGATCCGGCTCGTCAGCCGCCTGCACGAACATCCCCACCATCACAAACTGGCACTGGGCGTCTGGTACTACACCGCCCGCTTCCGGTGGCTCGACGCAGACCGCACGCAACGGGGCAATGCCGGCGTCTATCTACTGGGTGAATCGCGGCTCTACCGGGAAGACCCCCGCACGCTCTGGGCCTTTCTGCGGGTGGGCGTGGCGCATCCGCGCGTGAACCGCTTCGGCGCCTACACGGGCGGGGGCTTCAGCGGAAGGGGCTGGGTGCCGGGACGCCCGGCCGATCGCATGGGACTGGCCGTCGCCGCCGCCCACAACAGCAGCGCCTACCGCCGCCTGCAGCGACGGCAGGGCACGCCCGTGCACCGTACCGAATGGGTCTTCGAAGGCACCTATCTGCTTGCCCTCGGCGCAGCGCTCCACCTGCAGTTCGATCTGCAATGGGTGCTCCACCCCGACACCCGCGCCGGCAGCGTGCTGGTCGGCGGCCTTCGCCTGCTGTGGAGTCCTTAA
- a CDS encoding DUF5615 family PIN-like protein, with translation MRFLADMGISPYTVRFLREQGYDAVHLRELKGQLLTDASILELARTERRILLTHDLDFGELMAASGARLPTVIVFRLRNMRPENVNRYLMGIIDRFGDQLRAGAMVSVTEAQVRIRSLPLSS, from the coding sequence ATGAGGTTCCTTGCAGACATGGGGATTTCTCCCTATACGGTCAGGTTTCTGAGAGAACAAGGATATGACGCCGTTCATCTTCGCGAACTTAAGGGCCAGTTACTTACGGATGCGTCTATTCTGGAACTGGCGCGAACAGAACGCAGAATCTTATTGACGCATGATCTTGATTTTGGTGAACTGATGGCTGCGAGCGGCGCCCGGTTACCCACTGTGATCGTGTTTCGTCTTCGAAATATGCGCCCTGAAAATGTGAATAGATATCTGATGGGAATAATTGACAGATTCGGTGATCAGTTGCGTGCCGGAGCCATGGTGAGCGTGACCGAGGCACAGGTGCGCATACGTTCGCTTCCGCTGTCGTCTTAA
- a CDS encoding dipeptidyl-peptidase 3 family protein, with amino-acid sequence MRCYLLLFALLLLPACETPETMPEASLDTVLTVPGASPEAQALLRKYAPFRLEADLSGLSDNQRRMLGLLIEAAREMDAIFKVQAYGNLDSLLATIEDPGLRRFVEINYGPWDRLDGNRPFLEGVGPKPPGANFYPPDMTREEFEAAAAENEALRSLYTMVRRDAQGRLVAIPYHEFFAPHVRRAAELLRQAAELAEDEGLRRYLTLRAEALLTDDYYESDRAWLDMKTNTIDVVIGPIETYEDQLFGYKAAAEAFVLLKDRAWSERLGRYATLLPELQAALPVPDAYKREQPGTDSDLGAYDALYYAGDANAGAKTIAINLPNDERVQLEKGTRRLQLKNVMRAKFEKILLPIADVLIAEDQRPHITFDAFFGNTMFHEVAHGLGIKHTITGRGTVREALRDLYTTMEEGKADVLGLYMVTWLIDRGEWEADPMDHYVTFLAGIFRSIRFGAASAHGRANLIRFNFFKEQGAFTRDAATGTYRVVPERMQAAVAALSEQILRLQGDGDYAATAAFIERYGQMDDTLRADLARIQQAGIPVDIVFVQGPEVLGLE; translated from the coding sequence ATGCGCTGCTATCTCCTTCTGTTCGCACTCCTGCTGTTACCAGCCTGTGAAACGCCGGAAACCATGCCCGAAGCAAGCCTCGACACCGTGCTGACCGTGCCGGGCGCCTCGCCCGAAGCGCAGGCGCTCCTGCGCAAGTATGCGCCGTTCCGGCTCGAAGCCGACCTGAGCGGCCTTTCGGACAACCAGCGTCGAATGCTCGGCCTGCTTATCGAGGCGGCCCGTGAAATGGACGCCATCTTCAAGGTGCAGGCCTACGGCAACCTGGATTCGCTGCTGGCCACGATCGAAGATCCGGGCCTTCGCCGCTTTGTGGAAATCAACTACGGTCCCTGGGATCGCCTCGACGGCAACCGCCCCTTCCTCGAAGGCGTGGGCCCCAAACCGCCGGGCGCCAACTTCTATCCGCCCGACATGACGCGCGAGGAATTCGAGGCGGCCGCCGCCGAAAACGAAGCGCTCCGCAGCCTCTACACCATGGTACGGCGCGACGCGCAGGGCCGGCTCGTCGCCATCCCCTACCACGAGTTTTTTGCGCCGCACGTCCGCCGTGCTGCCGAACTGCTTCGCCAGGCGGCCGAACTGGCCGAGGACGAAGGGCTTCGCCGCTACCTCACGCTCCGCGCCGAGGCGCTCCTGACCGACGACTACTACGAAAGCGATCGGGCCTGGCTCGACATGAAGACGAACACGATCGACGTCGTGATCGGCCCGATCGAAACCTACGAGGACCAGCTCTTCGGCTACAAGGCGGCCGCCGAGGCCTTTGTGTTGCTCAAAGACCGCGCCTGGAGCGAACGCCTCGGCCGCTACGCCACGCTGCTGCCCGAACTGCAGGCCGCACTGCCCGTTCCGGACGCCTACAAACGCGAGCAGCCCGGCACCGACTCGGACCTCGGCGCCTACGACGCGCTCTACTACGCGGGCGACGCCAACGCCGGCGCCAAGACGATCGCCATCAACCTGCCCAATGACGAGCGCGTCCAGCTCGAAAAAGGCACGCGCCGCCTGCAACTCAAAAACGTCATGCGGGCCAAGTTCGAAAAAATCCTGCTGCCGATTGCCGACGTGCTGATCGCTGAAGACCAGCGCCCGCACATCACCTTCGACGCTTTCTTCGGCAACACGATGTTTCACGAGGTGGCGCACGGGCTGGGCATCAAACACACGATCACCGGCCGCGGCACCGTGCGCGAAGCGCTGCGCGATCTGTACACGACCATGGAGGAAGGTAAGGCGGACGTGCTGGGCCTCTACATGGTCACCTGGTTGATCGACCGCGGCGAGTGGGAGGCCGATCCGATGGATCACTACGTGACCTTCCTGGCCGGGATCTTTCGTTCGATCCGCTTCGGGGCAGCCAGTGCCCACGGCCGCGCCAACCTCATCCGGTTCAACTTCTTCAAGGAGCAGGGCGCCTTCACGCGCGACGCGGCTACCGGCACCTACCGGGTCGTGCCCGAGCGCATGCAGGCGGCCGTCGCGGCGCTCTCGGAACAGATTCTTCGCCTGCAGGGCGACGGCGACTATGCGGCCACGGCCGCCTTCATCGAGCGCTACGGACAGATGGACGACACGCTGCGCGCCGACCTGGCCCGCATCCAGCAGGCCGGCATCCCCGTGGACATCGTCTTCGTACAGGGACCGGAAGTGCTGGGACTGGAGTAG